A single Eubalaena glacialis isolate mEubGla1 chromosome 18, mEubGla1.1.hap2.+ XY, whole genome shotgun sequence DNA region contains:
- the RABAC1 gene encoding prenylated Rab acceptor protein 1, producing MAAEKDQQKDAEVEGLSATTLLPKLIPSGAGREWLERRRATIRPWGSFVDQRRFSRPRNLGELCQRLVRNVEYYQSNYVFVFLGLILYCVATSPMLLVALAVFFGACYILYLRTLQSKFVLMGREVTPAHQYALAGTVSFPFFWLAGAGSAVFWVLGATLVVIGSHAAFHQVEAMDGEELQMEPV from the exons ATGGCGGCCGAGAAGGACCAGCAGAAGGATGCCGAGGTGGAAGGGCTGAGCGCCAC GACCCTGCTGCCGAAATTGATTCCGTCCGGCGCGGGCCGTGAGTGGCTGGAGCGGCGCCGTGCGACCATCCGGCCCTGGGGCTCCTTCGTGGACCAGCGGCGCTTCTCGCGGCCCCGCAACCTGGGCGAGCTGTGCCAGCGCCTCGTACGCAACGTGGAGTACTACCAGAGCAACTATGTGTTCGTGTTCCTGGGCCTCATCCTGTACTGTGT GGCGACATCCCCCATGCTGCTGGTGGCTCTGGCTGTCTTCTTTGGCGCCTGTTACATCCTCTATCTGCGCACGTTGCAGTCCAAGTTTGTGCTGATGG GCCGAGAGGTGACCCCAGCCCATCAGTATGCTCTGGCTGGGACCGTCTCCTTTCCCTTCTTCTGGCTGGCTGGCGCGGGCTCCGCCGTCTTCTGGGTCCTGG GAGCCACCCTCGTGGTCATCGGCTCCCACGCCGCCTTCCATCAGGTGGAGGCCATGGACGGGGAGGAGCTGCAAATGGAACCTGTGTGA